One Fuerstiella marisgermanici DNA window includes the following coding sequences:
- a CDS encoding protein kinase domain-containing protein, producing the protein MSKSQRGGNRPSKSSSAHGTLLPGSANPGASDKTQSTVEAEPQATASPSTASGTDRPAVYDTQAAPPIARQSPPQPGSHAAQSESRPSAAPRKLPSQQDLRAVTATQVPPASGAGVIGKMTRAHSKSVSFPDLDNITEPEGFATAPDDDSNVENKAQSEGGAEGKTVQQRSRRRVPGKSTWNLRIKQRGVAGHISGIINEIPLDPSKATGLQSALTVDNSAAEYDIIDELGAGNMGIVYRARQTSLNRELAIKTLKPDSTNAEYDQAMFVSEAVVTANLVHPNIVPIHDLGRTEDGKLFYSMKQVNGIPWQNTIRENSAEANLEIFLKVCDAVAYAHSRGVVNRDLKPENVIVGSYGEVIVLDWGLAITTSAFAKKDSVIVDFRGGGGTPAYMAPELLDEDVSRVGPHSDIYLLGAILFELLEGIQPHCLRKMWDSDDPEEQMNIVLWAVMQNEIEPDVQNDGELMQIALKAMSTQPEDRYDTVEELQEAIREYRITGRAEELMLKVEQKGTSTYTEYQSAVALYEEALRKWPSNRRAQDGNKKARLAYAELAQKKGDIDLGLQVIPSDEDRRFQTVRKKLKRTKRTRSIIRATWSLLLVSAIGLSAFLLLTQAELRNGRTALAQQEIELDQKTKLAAKKTAEAKAATEVATAKTEEANEAEARILAAKADLDKAMLALQEAKQTNLDLAHEIGIKKKELDTKTKEAETATKAAEDARTQLEAETRAAIAAKAEAEEAKKLTIIARFDGLTERINAMISIRDYGRVSKWALEAEKLGERHDFIGEEKIEAIKKQRLHAIEAMTGHSAIQRPGHIEHAIISRNGTTLVTDTRDENAPRDAKLMVFRDRKLADLAPSHGLPLKFTGRKVRDLSVSSSGDVICVVDDQSIHVWQWNGTNYHAVNVTQPTEIKQKGLKLEQGLVSDDGLHVFVIARNRFTHVLAWSLQDNSGQHQATVQLEIEDDDFNGVRDAVLPPDKSVLIVALGDGSCRAIPLKCDGANVQIAGRVPGNVIGSDFPALSGLDDLGTQDEGGRNGRFQPRTLSLSRDGSELVLTEGNRFFVVPQNKNARADEFPYRSPKQLAGFATTTCNHDGIIRAMDVSKDGQTVITAQGKFIQVWKKRGNAFTLAEIPGLLIEKYVAGHSHSISTLAFEGTSSNYILSVGQDNVVRRWNLDEYENYVAGFEQMMDELEALADPDLSVSRSAPGVRVPHENRKPSRYILTSGPQPPNQLLASQQPPQIRPPSNAKRFRQARHVYSAEFSNDDSRLVVGADDLAAHSFNSVTAEQTLSAHMLLPRDPFFAPERNNFLEGHVPEIVSMTFLPPDGKQLLTLDYFGSISVWDAFDDENGIGYELSRPLPSEPVNQAAPGQPYEVEDSYCDVAVSPDGKYVIAGGVRNDGNTNMRESKDEYFAALWKVDDFMKSATPGPYRELRDVHDWRITAAAFSPDGTKVITAGRRGRFALWDFENNKVLAMAEGGHGSDGVSGVFFVSDDTMISAGFDGNVFRWSIDGDKLIPTAIQRDTNQSAVPDYIIRMRPSPDRSQFITSDLTKDPKTGVYLLKLNSWSSQDGWQATLPVDIEAPLNDLGSPYRHDISWADDSKQVLFVHDKKLLILDSDGWKVQEGLQLPATESAIRGAFAPLVENELRIATFDGRFASLWNVMNGDLITRFRSHLSSVRAGFSSDRRFVVTASDSIRVFNSDESSPDHGRPLLRLSQDATGHTLPADAAFSPIDGDYRFASIDAAGTISLWDWGPGMQPPKTPVFKIRPDDIDADAARTLANSLCWSDDGQLLASTHSGKVRLWKVQGDTLQPVPLALPEKLYPEDLTIDDIDFSSNGQLLVAGGVYDRNAYGLIWKIANGAASPVAEIDAEDRHEGIRGITAIVINDVTNEVVSGGADSRLQRWQIGGTDNDELTVLPWIGEREGRGPNSEDRFTNPHSSAITSLDTAADGRFVSTDEDGWIVIWPSQR; encoded by the coding sequence ATGAGTAAGTCACAACGCGGCGGAAACCGCCCCTCCAAAAGCAGCAGTGCTCACGGAACCCTTCTTCCAGGATCGGCAAACCCCGGGGCCAGCGACAAAACCCAATCAACGGTTGAGGCTGAACCGCAGGCGACGGCATCGCCTTCAACGGCGTCAGGGACCGACCGACCTGCCGTCTATGATACCCAGGCAGCTCCGCCGATCGCCCGCCAATCACCGCCACAGCCCGGGTCGCATGCTGCGCAGTCAGAATCAAGACCGTCAGCCGCCCCTCGAAAGTTGCCATCGCAGCAGGATCTGCGAGCCGTCACTGCCACGCAGGTACCACCCGCAAGCGGCGCCGGCGTCATCGGCAAAATGACGCGGGCCCATTCCAAATCTGTGTCGTTCCCGGATCTCGACAACATCACGGAACCGGAAGGCTTTGCCACAGCGCCGGACGATGACTCCAATGTCGAAAACAAGGCACAAAGCGAAGGCGGCGCCGAAGGGAAAACGGTTCAGCAGCGATCGCGTCGACGAGTGCCAGGCAAGAGTACCTGGAACCTGCGGATCAAGCAGCGTGGCGTGGCAGGACATATCTCCGGGATCATTAATGAGATCCCACTGGATCCCAGCAAAGCCACCGGGCTGCAGTCAGCACTCACGGTTGACAATTCGGCGGCAGAATACGACATCATCGATGAACTCGGCGCAGGCAACATGGGCATCGTTTATCGAGCTCGCCAGACGTCATTGAATCGTGAGCTGGCGATCAAGACGCTGAAGCCGGATTCGACCAACGCCGAATATGATCAGGCCATGTTCGTTTCGGAAGCCGTCGTCACGGCGAACCTCGTTCATCCGAACATTGTGCCCATCCATGACCTTGGCCGCACAGAAGACGGCAAGTTGTTTTATTCGATGAAACAGGTCAACGGCATTCCGTGGCAGAACACCATTCGGGAAAATTCGGCGGAAGCGAATCTTGAAATCTTCCTGAAAGTCTGCGACGCCGTAGCTTACGCTCATTCGCGAGGCGTCGTGAATCGCGATTTGAAGCCGGAGAATGTAATCGTCGGCAGCTATGGCGAAGTGATTGTGCTGGACTGGGGACTGGCCATCACCACGTCGGCCTTCGCAAAAAAAGACAGCGTGATTGTCGACTTCCGAGGCGGCGGGGGAACTCCGGCCTACATGGCTCCGGAGCTTCTTGATGAAGACGTCAGCCGAGTCGGGCCGCACAGCGACATCTATCTTCTTGGCGCGATTCTGTTCGAACTGCTTGAGGGGATTCAGCCACATTGCCTGCGGAAAATGTGGGACAGCGACGATCCGGAAGAACAGATGAACATCGTTCTATGGGCCGTCATGCAAAACGAAATCGAACCTGACGTGCAAAACGATGGTGAACTCATGCAGATCGCCCTCAAAGCCATGTCGACTCAGCCCGAAGATCGCTATGACACGGTGGAAGAGTTGCAGGAAGCGATTCGTGAATACCGCATCACGGGCCGCGCGGAAGAATTGATGCTGAAAGTCGAACAGAAAGGAACGTCAACTTACACCGAATACCAAAGTGCCGTCGCGCTGTACGAAGAAGCGTTGCGTAAGTGGCCCAGCAACCGACGAGCTCAGGATGGAAACAAAAAGGCTCGCCTGGCGTATGCCGAGCTGGCTCAAAAGAAAGGTGACATTGACCTCGGCCTGCAGGTTATCCCCAGCGACGAAGATCGCCGGTTTCAGACGGTGCGTAAAAAGCTGAAACGGACGAAGCGGACGCGTTCAATCATTAGAGCGACATGGAGCTTGTTGCTGGTCTCTGCGATCGGACTGTCTGCATTCCTGCTGCTCACGCAAGCGGAGCTGCGAAATGGGCGGACCGCATTGGCACAGCAGGAAATTGAGCTCGACCAAAAGACAAAACTTGCCGCAAAGAAAACTGCAGAAGCGAAAGCAGCCACGGAGGTTGCCACAGCGAAGACTGAGGAAGCAAACGAAGCAGAGGCAAGAATCTTAGCTGCGAAAGCGGATTTGGATAAGGCAATGCTTGCCCTGCAGGAAGCAAAGCAGACAAACCTGGACCTTGCGCATGAAATTGGCATAAAGAAAAAAGAACTTGATACAAAGACGAAAGAAGCGGAGACAGCTACCAAAGCCGCGGAAGACGCAAGGACCCAGCTTGAAGCAGAAACTCGCGCCGCTATCGCCGCCAAGGCTGAAGCCGAGGAAGCTAAAAAACTGACCATTATCGCGAGGTTCGATGGGCTCACCGAGCGAATCAACGCGATGATCAGTATTCGTGACTACGGCCGAGTATCTAAGTGGGCACTCGAAGCCGAAAAACTTGGCGAACGCCACGATTTCATTGGCGAAGAAAAAATCGAGGCCATCAAGAAACAGCGACTGCATGCAATTGAGGCAATGACCGGACATTCTGCAATACAGAGGCCTGGACATATTGAACACGCCATTATCAGCCGCAATGGCACAACGCTGGTGACCGACACTCGAGACGAAAACGCGCCTCGTGACGCCAAACTGATGGTATTTCGAGATCGCAAACTTGCAGACTTAGCACCTTCGCACGGCCTACCTCTCAAATTCACGGGCCGCAAAGTTCGGGACCTTTCGGTTTCCAGCAGCGGCGATGTCATTTGCGTTGTGGACGATCAAAGCATTCACGTCTGGCAATGGAACGGAACCAATTACCATGCCGTCAATGTCACACAACCGACCGAGATCAAGCAGAAAGGACTGAAACTAGAGCAGGGCCTGGTGAGTGACGATGGTCTGCACGTGTTTGTGATCGCACGGAATAGGTTTACACACGTACTTGCGTGGTCGCTGCAGGACAACTCGGGCCAACATCAAGCGACAGTACAACTTGAAATCGAAGATGATGACTTTAATGGTGTTCGGGATGCGGTCCTGCCACCGGACAAATCGGTGCTGATTGTCGCCCTGGGCGACGGCAGCTGCCGAGCCATCCCCCTGAAATGTGATGGTGCCAACGTGCAGATAGCTGGCCGAGTACCGGGCAACGTCATCGGCTCCGATTTCCCAGCTCTCAGTGGCCTTGACGATCTTGGGACACAGGATGAAGGCGGTCGAAACGGGCGGTTCCAGCCGCGAACCCTTTCGTTGTCACGCGACGGCTCAGAGCTCGTGTTGACTGAAGGCAATCGTTTCTTTGTCGTGCCGCAAAACAAAAATGCAAGGGCCGATGAGTTTCCTTATCGCAGTCCGAAACAACTGGCTGGTTTCGCCACGACCACATGCAATCACGATGGCATAATTCGCGCGATGGATGTCTCTAAGGATGGCCAGACCGTAATAACCGCCCAGGGAAAATTCATCCAGGTGTGGAAGAAACGCGGCAATGCATTCACACTTGCTGAAATCCCTGGCTTGCTCATCGAGAAGTATGTCGCCGGCCATAGCCATTCCATCAGCACACTTGCGTTCGAAGGGACGTCGTCAAATTACATTCTGTCCGTAGGTCAGGACAATGTTGTGCGACGCTGGAATCTGGACGAGTATGAAAATTACGTCGCCGGCTTCGAACAGATGATGGACGAACTGGAAGCGCTTGCTGACCCAGACCTAAGCGTGTCGCGATCGGCACCAGGCGTACGAGTGCCGCACGAAAACCGCAAGCCAAGTCGCTATATCCTGACGTCCGGTCCGCAGCCGCCGAATCAACTGCTGGCGAGTCAGCAGCCACCTCAAATTAGACCGCCGTCAAACGCCAAGCGGTTTCGTCAGGCACGTCACGTGTATTCTGCTGAATTCAGCAACGATGATTCTCGACTAGTCGTCGGAGCCGACGACTTGGCAGCCCATTCGTTTAACAGCGTAACGGCCGAGCAAACGTTGAGTGCTCACATGCTGCTGCCGCGTGACCCGTTTTTCGCGCCGGAACGCAACAACTTCCTGGAAGGTCACGTTCCGGAAATTGTGTCGATGACATTTCTACCGCCCGATGGCAAACAGCTGCTGACGCTGGACTACTTCGGATCGATCAGTGTCTGGGATGCCTTCGATGATGAAAATGGCATCGGTTACGAACTATCGCGACCGCTGCCCAGTGAGCCGGTCAACCAGGCGGCACCTGGGCAACCGTATGAAGTCGAAGATTCGTATTGCGACGTCGCCGTGTCTCCCGACGGCAAGTATGTGATTGCTGGCGGAGTGCGCAACGACGGCAACACAAATATGCGGGAATCAAAAGACGAATACTTCGCGGCACTGTGGAAGGTCGACGACTTCATGAAATCGGCCACACCTGGGCCGTATCGGGAACTACGCGATGTTCATGACTGGCGCATCACGGCCGCCGCATTTTCACCGGATGGCACGAAAGTCATCACTGCCGGGCGACGAGGCAGGTTCGCATTGTGGGATTTTGAGAACAACAAAGTGTTGGCCATGGCTGAGGGCGGGCATGGTTCGGACGGCGTGTCAGGAGTGTTCTTCGTTTCGGACGACACCATGATTTCTGCCGGATTCGATGGGAATGTCTTCCGCTGGTCGATCGACGGCGACAAGCTGATCCCAACCGCAATCCAGCGAGACACAAACCAATCGGCCGTGCCGGACTACATCATTCGCATGCGTCCCTCACCCGACCGCAGCCAATTCATCACGTCTGATCTGACCAAGGATCCCAAAACCGGCGTCTATCTACTGAAACTCAACTCCTGGTCTTCGCAGGATGGCTGGCAGGCGACCCTGCCAGTTGATATCGAAGCTCCGTTAAATGACCTGGGGAGCCCCTACCGACACGACATTTCCTGGGCAGACGACAGTAAGCAGGTATTGTTTGTCCATGACAAGAAGCTGCTGATACTGGACAGCGACGGATGGAAAGTCCAAGAAGGTCTGCAGTTGCCTGCCACCGAATCCGCCATCCGCGGTGCCTTTGCCCCGCTTGTGGAGAACGAACTGCGAATTGCCACCTTTGATGGCCGGTTCGCGAGTTTATGGAACGTGATGAATGGGGACTTAATCACGCGGTTTCGTTCACACCTGTCCAGCGTGCGAGCCGGCTTTTCGTCCGACAGGCGTTTTGTTGTGACAGCCAGCGATTCGATTCGAGTTTTCAATTCTGACGAGTCGAGCCCCGATCATGGACGGCCGCTACTTCGGCTCTCACAGGATGCCACAGGACACACGCTGCCTGCTGACGCCGCTTTCAGCCCGATTGACGGCGACTATCGCTTTGCCAGTATCGACGCGGCTGGCACGATTAGCTTGTGGGACTGGGGGCCGGGAATGCAGCCGCCCAAAACGCCCGTGTTTAAGATCAGGCCTGATGATATTGATGCCGACGCCGCTCGCACCCTGGCGAATTCGCTTTGCTGGAGCGACGACGGGCAACTGTTAGCGTCGACGCATTCCGGAAAAGTGCGACTCTGGAAAGTGCAGGGCGACACCCTTCAGCCGGTTCCATTAGCGCTGCCGGAAAAATTGTATCCGGAAGATCTCACGATCGATGATATTGATTTTTCCTCCAACGGCCAGTTGCTGGTGGCGGGCGGCGTGTATGACCGAAACGCTTATGGCCTGATCTGGAAAATCGCAAATGGAGCGGCGTCGCCCGTGGCTGAAATTGATGCGGAGGACCGCCACGAAGGCATTCGCGGCATCACGGCTATTGTTATCAACGACGTGACCAACGAAGTGGTTTCCGGTGGTGCCGATTCTCGGCTTCAACGTTGGCAGATCGGTGGTACCGATAATGACGAGCTAACCGTATTGCCTTGGATTGGGGAACGTGAAGGCCGCGGCCCGAACAGCGAGGACAGGTTCACCAATCCTCACAGCAGCGCAATTACCTCGCTGGATACAGCCGCCGACGGACGGTTTGTATCAACCGACGAAGACGGCTGGATCGTCATTTGGCCGTCACAGCGGTGA
- a CDS encoding heterocycloanthracin/sonorensin family bacteriocin encodes MMSRHLQAAAILAMIATGPHSIADEFGHVAPGTVISSGTVIDHGTVINYGGCGSTACGTVGCGTVSCGPCAGGGCQTGCSTCGGFDGCSMCGFGDGFGGEGIDIDSLTIESQSKKLYESLQAQLIFIMPEDADLYLSNQRMMTLGAKRTFNIPVNDQKRVYKYEIKVDVVRGGKKYYKKQKIETLRAGAILEIAVVAPKIEEGEDPVIVLAAAVKAPGGPPADEEGDKDKADEPAADDESPVAAR; translated from the coding sequence ATGATGTCCAGACACCTTCAGGCTGCCGCAATCCTGGCCATGATTGCAACCGGTCCACATTCAATCGCCGATGAGTTCGGTCATGTGGCTCCCGGCACGGTGATTAGCTCAGGTACGGTCATTGACCACGGCACTGTGATTAATTACGGCGGATGCGGCAGTACTGCCTGTGGGACAGTGGGTTGCGGTACGGTCAGCTGTGGCCCGTGTGCTGGCGGCGGCTGTCAAACAGGCTGCTCGACATGTGGCGGATTCGACGGCTGTTCGATGTGTGGATTTGGTGACGGCTTCGGTGGCGAAGGGATTGACATCGACAGTCTGACAATCGAATCACAGTCGAAGAAGCTGTACGAGTCCCTGCAGGCACAGCTTATTTTCATCATGCCTGAAGATGCAGACCTGTACCTTTCGAATCAGCGAATGATGACTTTGGGCGCGAAGCGAACTTTTAACATACCCGTTAACGACCAGAAGCGAGTCTACAAATACGAAATCAAAGTCGACGTCGTTCGTGGCGGCAAGAAATACTACAAGAAGCAAAAGATCGAAACCCTGCGAGCTGGGGCGATTCTGGAAATCGCTGTTGTGGCTCCAAAGATCGAAGAAGGTGAAGATCCGGTCATCGTCCTCGCCGCCGCCGTCAAGGCTCCCGGCGGACCACCGGCCGATGAGGAAGGTGACAAGGACAAAGCAGACGAACCAGCCGCTGACGACGAAAGTCCTGTAGCCGCTCGATAG